AGGCCCTTGTCTGGAGCAGACAGAACGTGCTAGTCGAGACGCCTGCTTGGTCCAAGGTTACGGTGTTGCACACTGCATCTTCTTCCGGAGGCTGTCAGTTTCTCACCCATAACAGGCCTCAAGTCAATCTGGGTGCAGTGGAAAGAACGAAGGACCCTGAGGATGACCAGCTACCAGAGGGTCTGAAGTAGAAGCAAGGTAAGTATGAAGACAGAAAGAACGGGTAGCCTGGGCTGTGGTCTTGGAGCAGGGTTATTTTTCTGTGGAAGAAATGGAATAGAGTCAGCCCAGAGGACATCTCGCTTCAACACCTAAGCCTCAGTCACATGACGTGTGCGTTAGAAGGCTATATTATTAGAGGTCTGTATCATGGTGTCACCTTGTCCCTTTGTCTGACTGATTTGCATTTTCCCCAACTAGTGAGGTAAAATCCGTGAGGTATGTGACCGAGGGGGTCCTACCTGCTGCTGTATCACAGAAGCGGTAGGGTCGTCCACCGGGTCCTGGGCAAACAGTCGTCTGTGGAAACTCATCTTAGCTGCAATGGCCTCCACTAAGTACAGGAGGAAAAGTAGTTTGGAGCAAGGTGCCAGGAAGTTCCTCAGACTCCCAAGGCAAGAAAGGGAATGCCGGGGGCCCCTGGGGTACAGTGGGCAGGTGGGTACGAAGTGGAATTCTGACTTGTTCATCTTGGGGCCTAGACAAGTTGAACAGGCAGCATGGAGGTCACtctgggagtgggaggagtgggagaaggaagaaaggttcAGGTTGGAGGGATGAAGGGCTGAGCCCAGACGAGGATGCTCTGACTAGAAAGATGGACAGgactctcccccccaccccccacccccaacagtcACAGGGGCTGGCGGTAAGAGGGGCTTACGCACTGAGGCAGGGGTTCTGGGAGAAGGACTTTTCCAGCTGCTCACACTCTTCCTGCAGGTTGCCGCTGCCTCGGCAGGTGCAGCTTAGGGCAACACTAGTATTGACCTTGCTGATGAAGTTTGGGGTCATAGCAGTCCCTGTTGGGCGAAGAGAGGAAGGGATAAATTCCAACTCCAGCCTCCATCTTCTTCCGCCTGTCCCAGGACCTCAGCGCCATCTCGGGCGCTATCTCCAGTGTATTCACACCTCGGAGCTGGCTACTCTATTGATTCCCTACGTATGCCCCAGCCTCACCAATCAGCCCCAGGTAAGCCCGCAGACATCGGGATTGCTCCGTGGCACAAGTCCCAAGGACGTCCATAGGATGGCAATGGGTCTGGAAATCCAGCAGGCGCGATCTGAAAGAAAGGAACCCAGGCCCCCCACTGAGGGCCCAGACTTCACCCTCGCTGTCCTCAGCTGGCCACGCCTGTCTTCATGCCAGCTCCTCTTCTCCTTCAGCCCTACATGCACCACAATCCAGTCACCACCCCCGAGGCCCCACAGCCCATCACAGTGAACGTGAGCTCCACAGTCCCTGGCTATACGATCTTTGAGGTTTCCTTGACTGTCAGTCAGAGAGGACAACAGCCGAAGCAGGCCGATTTTCAGGAGACGAACAGGAGGATGCATTCAGCATAGTGCCCGGCGCACATTCCCGTGCTTAGCCCAACGCCAGACACTCTGGTTATTAGCATCCATCCTACATTAGGGAAGACGGCcctctcagtttctctctgtgttgctgCTGTAaaatttggggttttattttagttcacagttccaggtcacagttcaacGGAGCAGGGAAGCCACGGCAGCGGGAACTTGAAGTGGCCACTCACGTCCACAGGGCAGAGGGGGGCGAGAATGCATGCACGCTGTTATTTAGCTCACTTTCTTTTTATACAGCTCAGGACCCCAAGCGCTGGGAACAGCTACACTCACAATGGTGGATCCAATCACATCAATTACTGAGATAAAATGCaatccccagggctggagagatggctcagcagtcaagagcactggctgcttttcttgaGGACAGGGGCTCGATTcttaacacccacatggtgactcacaactatctgtgactccCGTCCCAGAGGATCAGATGCCTTTTTCTGGCTCTCAGGGTACCAGACATGTAcatggaacacatacatacatgcagatagacaaaacacatatataatcaaaataagaaaacctTAAATAACAAAACCACCTGACATACCAGTCATTTTTTGGTGCTAAAAGTGAGTTTGTCCTGTAtatgtttcttcatttgtgttaCATTTTGCTTCATGCTAGGTTGTTTACTTCTCTATTACTTCTACACAACTAGGAACTCCTTAAAAGCCAGTATTTTACTCGTTTTAAAAtgtgtgagggggctggagagatagctcagcagttaggagccctggctattcttccagaggtcctgaattcaattcccatcaaccacatggtggctcataaccaaccatctgtaatgaaagctggtgccctcttctggcctgcaggtgcacatgcaggtaaaacactgtgtacataataaataaaccttaaaaaaataaataaaatgtgtgagaTGATAGTAATGTTTACTAGAATGATAATCGTCAGGAACACAGAATGGTTAGAGACTAAGTCATATTCCTGCCCTCAAGCCAAGTTAGAAATCTGACCTTTGCCTGACACGGTAGTGTACACctttcccaggaggcagaggcaggcaaatctctgagagtttgagactagcctgatcCACCTAGGAAGTCCtatctcaataaaaagaaaagaataagaaaaagaagccagactcTCTCCCTGTAGACCTTGAGCATGTTATTCTGCTTCTTTCCACTGCGGCTTGCTCATTTGTAAGCTGAGGATGATACAAAAGAGTCACAGCAACCAGCTTATAGGCTTCCTGCCACTTAAACAAGAAGATACTAAGTATTTAAAGCAGCATCAAGTCCATAAGAAGTGGCTGGAAATGCTAGTGTTATTATTGAGAGCTCTAagtaaaagcttttaaaaaaatcatttatatgtATGAAGTTTGCCTGCGTGTACGtatgtgcagcatgtgtgtgcctggtgcccatggaggctagaacATGGAGGCAACATCCAGTtgccccggaactggagttacagattgtgagccatcgtgtgggaactgaattcaggtccccagcaACAGCTGCAAGTGAAGCTTCTCTTTACAGCTGAGACGGATCTAGCAGCTAAGCACAGACCTGAGCTTACATGTTTGAAACATCTCACCCACGCTCACCCTGCCTCCACAGGAGATCACTCGTGGTGAGCGGTGTATAGTGTAGGAAAGACTTCAAGACACAGatgtggaaaaaaaacaaaacaaacgggtggtggtggcgcacgcctttaatcccagcactcgggaggcagaggcaggcagatctctgtgagttcgagaccagcctggtctacaagagctagttccaggacaggctccaaaaccacagagaaaccctgtctcgaaaaaccaaaaaaaaaaaaaaaaaaaaaaaaaaaaaagacacagatgtGCCTGTTTTGTTGCCAGGATAGAAAAATCTGGCAGGGAATGCTTTCTAGAATAGTGACAGAATAGTGAGcgatgttttaacttttttttaactttgtattagcatatattaattatgtgtAATAATGGGTTTTGTAAAGACATTCTCACTACACTTTTAATTTTCGTCTTTTGAAACCGTCTTACTGTGTTTTTCACAATGGTCTTAAAATCCTGAATTcaagcatcctcctgcctcaggcttccaaGGCTCTATTAGTTTCCTGTAAAAGCTGGGATAGCCTACAGATCTCATGGGATTCTGGTCGGAGTTAACCTGCGCTCAGCCTTGTGGGGAGGAGCAAGTGCTCGGTGAATGCTAGCGCTCGTTAAGAGCttgattttgatttatttttaatttttgtttttctagacaaggtcttccatagcccatgctggcctcaagttcagGATGTATCCGAGAATGCTCTTccatctctgctctttctccctgGGTCTCAGGCATGAGCCACTAACCTGGCTTGGgattttatctctttatttaatttttaattagaaatgttttccttatttacaCGGGGAATGGTTAGGAAGCCATCGATTGTGGATGGGGAGCACTCCGCACCTTCCACTAACGCCTTGGGACAGTCTCTCTTGGTTTTGCAGCTGCCTCCTTCCTGGTCCAGAGGCTTGGAGGcccctcctacctctgcctctcggCTGCAGGAATACCTGGACTGCAGGTGCTAACCAGGTATCCCAGGGcctcccagcacttcagaggcagaggcaggcagatctctgaacccaaagaacaacctggtctacctagtgagtttcaggactgctAGGAcctgtagagagatcctgtctcacaaaaacagcaacaacaacaaaaagaaaagaaaagaaagagagagagagagagagaaagaaaagaagagtttCTGGAGCCAATGAGATGAAATTACTCActagcaagcctgaagacctgagctccTTCCTATCTCTCCACAACCTGATTCAGTGgaagttgacctttgacctccacaagtgcactCTGAATTCTGAGGTTGCAGGACTACCCTGCCTCCCTCAcctcaccaaataaataaataaacaaataagtaaataaatgtggggtttgtttgtttgttttgttttttattttttttatttattttttattttttattttttttttaggcagggtctcactttgctaccctggttggtctggaactcagtaaGTTGACCagacatttaggaggcagaggaaagaagatCAAAAGAATTCAGGGCTatatgaaatcttgtctcaaaaaataaaataaaaataaaataaaataaaataaaataaaataaaatggtcaaGGCCAGAAGTGGTGAGGTGACTTTATAATCCCCTGCACTCTGGAAATCCAGGGGAAAGCTTAGGTTACATAATGTAgtgaacagcctgggctacaggaaagaagaaggaagagtggggggtgggagggtcaCAAAATCTccaaggtaagagtcagtgggcTCCCGGTGTCTGGGGAATCAGACGCGGCTTCCGCAGGATAGCCAGACCCAGACCGAGAGGTGTGCCACATCCCTGCCCATCCTGCCCACCCTCACAGGGCACCTGCACAGAGGGTCCGCACGGCAGAAGCTCCGAAGATCCAGGCAGTTGGGGACCACAGAGGGGAGGGCGCAGCTGGGGGCGATGGTGTTCCGCCGGCGCTCGCCACAGCTCACATCTTCAGGCCTGCATGGACAGAGCAGCAGGCCCTGGGCATGGGGCTCTGCCGCCTTCTCAAAGAAGGCACGCAGCTGTGCGAGGCAGAGTTGGCGCTGGCAGCGGAACCCTGAGCACACCTCCGCGTAGGCCTTGCGCAGGCGGTCACATTTGTCGTTAAGAGTACAGatcatagcaaatttgaggcagAGGTCCGAGTCTGTGGGGAGAGTAGCACCAAGTCACCAAGGCAAGGTCTCAC
This sequence is a window from Microtus ochrogaster isolate Prairie Vole_2 chromosome 18, MicOch1.0, whole genome shotgun sequence. Protein-coding genes within it:
- the Gfra3 gene encoding GDNF family receptor alpha-3, whose translation is MGPSRSPRPPPLVLLLLVLSLWLALGAGDSPPTESRFVNSCIHARKKCQADPACKAAFHQLESCTSSAGTALALEESTMSADCLQATQQLRNSSLMGCTCHLRMKHKATCLKIYWTVHPARSLGDYELDVSPYEDTVTSKPWKVNLSKLSMLKPDSDLCLKFAMICTLNDKCDRLRKAYAEVCSGFRCQRQLCLAQLRAFFEKAAEPHAQGLLLCPCRPEDVSCGERRRNTIAPSCALPSVVPNCLDLRSFCRADPLCRSRLLDFQTHCHPMDVLGTCATEQSRCLRAYLGLIGTAMTPNFISKVNTSVALSCTCRGSGNLQEECEQLEKSFSQNPCLMEAIAAKMSFHRRLFAQDPVDDPTASVIQQQKNNPAPRPQPRLPVLSVFILTLLLLQTLW